One stretch of Comamonas testosteroni DNA includes these proteins:
- a CDS encoding iron-containing redox enzyme family protein produces MPVSYSNVYLQSAGMFLPGAPVDNAGMDAFVAPLNRISERIKRRILAENGIQTRHYAINGEGQTVFSNARMAAGAIEETLALAGKKLCDIGFLSSGSSGGDTLMPGFASMIQGEMAAPPMETLSVHGVCAASVGAMQAAAMAVESGAHALALSVASEMPSRLFKRSRFAAQGYDTDFDAHFLRWMLSDGAGAVLLGGPKALPQANGLRLKLKWTHQRSFAGDYPVCMQLGLTADRGTSHLDFPAWSDAEAAGALALRQDIRLLPHLFDVCIHEYAALAHQGWVPERGIDHFLCHYSSERFIPVVDELLDKAQLSIPRERWWSNLAWRGNTGAASIFIMLSEFLQKQGQRLKAGDTVLCFIPESGRFTAGYMLWEVEPDANTEQTPEASFRRKSAQSTALPDDALPDVSTIAAPHDPAAAPSQLAPLLTELASIWQDYRSNVWRTPLLQRMRTRQLQITDYLRWMSHWIPQVREGSLWMREGAASLTGDYATLASLIDLHAGEEQNDFKILHSDYLKAGGTETDINRLRRNPGGEALNAYLHSLAATPNPIGLLGAIYIIEGTGQRIVPSLLPLLRQSLPLPPDAFRFLEYHGANDENHLERWLLAVQMALELDSEGTAQQAILQTARNTAAMYLMQFQHVLAER; encoded by the coding sequence ATGCCTGTTTCCTATTCCAACGTCTATCTGCAATCTGCCGGCATGTTTCTGCCCGGCGCCCCAGTGGACAATGCTGGCATGGATGCGTTTGTCGCACCGCTGAACCGCATCTCCGAGCGCATCAAGCGCCGCATCCTGGCCGAGAACGGCATTCAGACCCGCCACTACGCCATCAATGGCGAAGGCCAGACGGTGTTCAGCAACGCCCGCATGGCAGCCGGCGCGATCGAGGAGACCCTGGCTCTGGCTGGCAAGAAGCTCTGTGATATCGGCTTTCTGTCCAGCGGCTCTTCGGGGGGTGATACGCTGATGCCCGGCTTTGCCAGCATGATTCAGGGCGAGATGGCCGCCCCGCCCATGGAAACGCTGTCCGTGCACGGGGTCTGCGCCGCCAGTGTGGGCGCCATGCAGGCCGCTGCCATGGCCGTGGAAAGCGGCGCCCATGCGTTGGCCCTGTCGGTGGCCAGCGAAATGCCTTCGCGCCTTTTCAAGCGTTCGCGCTTTGCAGCACAGGGCTATGACACCGACTTTGACGCCCACTTTCTGCGCTGGATGCTGTCCGACGGTGCGGGCGCCGTGCTGCTGGGCGGCCCCAAGGCCCTGCCCCAGGCCAACGGACTGCGCCTCAAGCTCAAGTGGACGCACCAGCGCAGCTTTGCCGGCGACTATCCCGTGTGCATGCAACTGGGCCTGACGGCCGATCGTGGCACAAGCCATCTGGACTTCCCCGCCTGGAGTGATGCCGAGGCCGCAGGCGCTCTGGCACTGCGCCAGGACATTCGCCTGCTGCCGCACCTGTTCGATGTCTGCATTCACGAATATGCAGCCCTTGCCCACCAGGGCTGGGTTCCCGAACGCGGCATAGACCACTTTCTCTGCCACTACTCGTCGGAGCGCTTCATCCCTGTTGTCGACGAGCTGCTGGACAAGGCCCAGCTCAGCATTCCGCGCGAGCGCTGGTGGAGCAATCTGGCATGGCGCGGCAACACGGGTGCGGCCTCCATCTTCATCATGCTGTCGGAGTTTCTGCAAAAACAGGGCCAGCGTCTGAAGGCCGGCGACACAGTGCTCTGCTTCATCCCCGAGTCGGGCCGTTTCACAGCAGGCTACATGCTATGGGAAGTAGAGCCGGATGCGAATACCGAGCAAACGCCAGAGGCCAGTTTCCGTCGGAAATCTGCACAGTCGACAGCACTGCCGGATGATGCTCTTCCCGATGTATCCACCATCGCCGCACCCCATGACCCGGCCGCTGCGCCATCGCAACTGGCGCCGCTGCTGACCGAGCTGGCCAGCATCTGGCAGGACTACCGCAGCAATGTCTGGCGCACGCCCCTGCTCCAGCGCATGCGCACGCGCCAGTTGCAGATTACCGACTATCTGCGCTGGATGAGCCACTGGATTCCCCAGGTGCGCGAAGGCAGTCTGTGGATGCGAGAAGGCGCGGCCTCGCTGACCGGTGACTACGCCACGCTGGCCTCGCTGATCGACCTCCATGCAGGCGAGGAGCAGAACGACTTCAAGATTCTGCACAGCGACTATCTGAAGGCCGGCGGCACCGAGACCGACATCAACCGCCTGCGCCGCAACCCCGGCGGCGAAGCGCTCAATGCCTATCTGCACAGCCTGGCTGCCACGCCCAACCCGATCGGCCTGCTGGGCGCCATCTACATCATCGAAGGCACGGGCCAGCGCATCGTTCCCAGCCTGCTGCCCCTGCTGCGCCAGAGCCTGCCGCTGCCGCCCGATGCCTTCCGCTTTCTCGAATACCACGGCGCCAACGACGAGAACCATCTGGAGCGCTGGCTGCTGGCCGTGCAGATGGCGCTGGAGCTGGACAGCGAAGGCACGGCCCAGCAGGCCATACTGCAAACTGCGCGCAATACGGCCGCCATGTACCTGATGCAGTTCCAACATGTGCTCGCCGAGCGATAA
- a CDS encoding DUF6999 family protein, whose translation MKNEFNDHVWDERDPSPWLALYLDQSTPLPDDVKAAWLRDCSSSSRQFFLPAMRPLARLSMIIIQALKIFLPKRWSHSMLLHRLLAFGMKKFLSPEANWLIMRHFHLGSQVLAFVAANAPTKVSTAPLMPMEIDDVKDELFLKHDLNLFNFVIRLNKALRENGQELVPVAEPDFSMIREPDLRLEDMPRGRFNVIDLQSAIELYTPIYQLLLTDNDFWRASNSLQLDETVAIYCAKILASPEHLVLLNNKHPMVPLSTLYAAYRLVLHGLSTEMLHSLLTRMANGEHPIPARELAKMHQAAETVMDQTPAQS comes from the coding sequence ATGAAGAACGAGTTCAACGACCATGTCTGGGACGAGCGCGACCCCAGCCCCTGGCTGGCGCTCTACCTCGACCAGAGCACACCTCTGCCCGATGACGTCAAGGCCGCCTGGCTGCGCGACTGCAGCAGCAGCTCGCGCCAGTTCTTTCTGCCGGCCATGCGGCCGCTGGCGCGGCTGTCCATGATCATCATTCAGGCGCTGAAGATCTTTCTGCCCAAGCGCTGGTCGCACTCCATGCTGCTGCACCGCCTGCTGGCCTTCGGCATGAAGAAGTTTCTCTCGCCAGAGGCCAACTGGCTCATCATGCGCCACTTTCACCTGGGCTCCCAGGTGCTGGCCTTCGTCGCCGCCAATGCCCCGACCAAGGTCAGCACCGCGCCCTTGATGCCCATGGAAATCGACGATGTGAAGGACGAACTGTTTCTCAAGCACGACCTCAACCTCTTCAACTTCGTGATTCGCCTGAACAAGGCACTGCGTGAGAACGGGCAGGAACTGGTGCCCGTGGCCGAGCCCGATTTCTCCATGATCCGCGAGCCCGATCTCAGACTCGAAGACATGCCGCGCGGGCGCTTCAACGTCATTGACCTGCAAAGCGCCATCGAGCTGTACACGCCCATCTACCAGTTGTTGCTGACCGACAACGACTTCTGGCGCGCCAGCAACTCGCTGCAGCTCGACGAAACCGTTGCCATCTACTGCGCCAAGATCCTGGCATCGCCAGAGCATCTGGTGCTGCTCAACAACAAACACCCCATGGTTCCCCTGTCTACGCTGTATGCAGCCTACCGCCTGGTGCTGCACGGCCTCTCCACCGAGATGCTGCACTCACTGCTGACACGCATGGCCAACGGCGAGCACCCCATTCCCGCGCGCGAGCTGGCCAAGATGCACCAGGCCGCCGAGACGGTGATGGATCAGACCCCCGCGCAAAGCTGA
- a CDS encoding DMP19 family protein — translation MDPQSNRITGVRIDEQTIWLALADGRELAEPIKRHIRLESAAPDQRLHWVLTDEDHGLNWPALWQPAPAGMVSVWDLDQDSLYNQAMGALASAQWDVTLISPAQHQLVALWRMEADINNGGFLQFLGNWGVANHQLTLQALQAIGAPVTQQCLQDMFAVVRRFEDMPENVDLSDLPALLTDAEHEQLQELEEAFWDYPEPLNKLVVMHYGPAQ, via the coding sequence ATGGACCCACAGAGCAATCGCATCACAGGCGTTCGCATCGACGAGCAGACCATCTGGCTTGCACTGGCGGACGGACGTGAACTGGCCGAGCCCATCAAGCGGCATATCCGCCTGGAAAGCGCCGCGCCCGATCAAAGGCTGCACTGGGTTCTGACCGACGAGGATCACGGTCTGAACTGGCCGGCGCTTTGGCAGCCGGCTCCCGCAGGCATGGTCAGCGTCTGGGACCTGGATCAGGACAGTCTCTACAACCAGGCCATGGGCGCGCTGGCCTCCGCCCAATGGGACGTCACCCTGATATCCCCGGCCCAGCATCAGCTGGTGGCTCTGTGGCGCATGGAAGCCGATATCAACAACGGCGGCTTTCTGCAGTTTCTGGGCAACTGGGGAGTGGCGAACCATCAGCTCACACTGCAGGCTCTGCAGGCCATAGGCGCGCCCGTCACGCAGCAATGCCTGCAAGACATGTTTGCGGTGGTCAGGCGCTTTGAAGACATGCCAGAAAATGTGGACCTCTCCGATCTGCCTGCGCTGCTGACGGACGCCGAACACGAGCAATTGCAGGAACTGGAAGAAGCCTTCTGGGACTACCCGGAGCCTTTGAACAAGCTCGTGGTCATGCACTACGGACCCGCCCAATGA
- a CDS encoding immunity 22 family protein has protein sequence MKSDNQSGETYSLAFRKALVDEALNRTPGGGFPELEKRHRLRPGTLFDWVDELGPTPPPAPFSALHFWIGNTPLGEPEFARYFEHADSYWDLEVEDIEGSSEDVTGCGFCQDLGRKFLFDEDLLLVIWLPEPVPVSALVSHSTLDSDTSLALIVQACEAQGIRTANAMFVYADPCETITDPDKLYNGLSYIGLFDD, from the coding sequence ATGAAGTCTGATAACCAATCCGGCGAGACCTATTCGCTGGCATTTCGCAAAGCCCTGGTGGACGAAGCGCTGAATCGCACACCCGGCGGCGGGTTTCCGGAGCTGGAAAAGCGCCACCGCCTCAGGCCCGGCACCCTGTTCGACTGGGTCGATGAGCTGGGCCCGACACCGCCGCCTGCGCCTTTTTCTGCACTGCATTTCTGGATAGGCAATACGCCGCTGGGCGAGCCGGAATTTGCCCGCTACTTTGAACATGCAGACAGTTACTGGGATCTGGAAGTCGAAGACATCGAGGGCAGCAGCGAAGATGTCACAGGCTGCGGCTTCTGCCAGGACCTGGGCAGAAAATTTCTGTTCGACGAAGACCTGCTGCTGGTGATCTGGCTGCCCGAGCCGGTCCCTGTCTCTGCCTTGGTGAGCCACAGCACCCTGGACTCCGATACATCGCTCGCACTCATCGTGCAGGCCTGCGAGGCCCAAGGCATTCGTACGGCCAACGCCATGTTTGTCTATGCCGACCCCTGCGAAACGATCACCGATCCGGACAAGCTCTACAACGGACTGAGCTACATCGGTCTTTTTGACGACTGA
- a CDS encoding putative bifunctional diguanylate cyclase/phosphodiesterase, with translation MAECPFSSMLKPVSEPALAECQRRLRLAMSAWQEGVSLSAMLSRREQQALDAAPDGILLVDRDGNIVTANAAMQAISGYGRGELEGQALDMLLPPEFQAGHGHYLRSYFAQPSRRPMGLGGVLWLKRKQGNAVPVDIALGYFGDDDKGLAIAFVRDVTELHQMQQRLKFQATKDTLTGLNNRWQFGQELQEQLKLAQADGEALALLQLDLDNFKAINDGYGHAAGDQLLREVARRLKSQLRSEGVLARLGGDEFMVLLVGENAARARFWSEQILAALSIPFKHDGLALDFGASVGIAFYPDDAQTGDDLMRFADMAMYSAKARGRGHAVFFEPAMGKEMAERVQLAERLRMALSYGGLQLHYQPQVKVESATVVAVEALLRWHDPLLGNVSPARFIPVAEASGQIVALGNYVLDAACKQIALWLRAGTPLRVAVNLSAYQLRQVNLVEQVSSCLQRYQVPPQWLELEVTESQAMINPAQGSEVLQGLARLGVTIALDDFGTGHSSLAYLQYLPLRRVKLGREFLFPSPCRDRLMGGIVHMAHALDLEVVAEGVEELDQLQLLRDIGCEFFQGWLHSRAMPAEQVRDWLAVA, from the coding sequence ATGGCCGAGTGCCCTTTTTCTTCAATGCTCAAACCGGTGTCTGAACCAGCGCTGGCGGAATGCCAGCGCCGGTTGCGACTGGCCATGTCGGCCTGGCAGGAGGGGGTGAGTCTTTCTGCCATGCTGAGCCGGCGTGAGCAGCAGGCGCTGGATGCCGCTCCGGACGGCATTTTGCTGGTGGACCGCGACGGTAACATCGTGACGGCCAATGCCGCCATGCAGGCCATTTCAGGCTATGGGCGCGGCGAGCTCGAAGGGCAGGCGCTGGACATGCTGCTGCCGCCCGAGTTTCAGGCCGGGCATGGTCATTACCTGCGCAGCTACTTTGCCCAGCCATCGCGCCGGCCCATGGGACTTGGCGGTGTGCTGTGGCTGAAGCGCAAGCAGGGCAATGCCGTGCCGGTGGACATTGCTCTTGGCTATTTTGGCGATGACGACAAAGGCCTGGCCATTGCCTTTGTGCGCGATGTGACGGAGCTGCATCAGATGCAGCAACGCCTGAAGTTCCAGGCCACCAAGGACACCTTGACGGGACTCAACAATCGCTGGCAATTCGGCCAGGAGCTGCAGGAGCAACTCAAGCTGGCGCAGGCCGACGGCGAAGCACTGGCCCTGCTGCAGCTGGATCTCGACAACTTCAAGGCCATCAATGACGGCTACGGCCATGCAGCAGGCGATCAGCTGCTGCGGGAGGTCGCCAGGCGGCTGAAGTCCCAGCTGCGCAGCGAGGGCGTGCTGGCACGCCTGGGGGGCGATGAATTCATGGTGCTGCTGGTGGGTGAGAATGCGGCTCGGGCCCGCTTCTGGAGCGAGCAGATACTGGCTGCGCTCTCCATCCCCTTCAAGCATGACGGGCTGGCGCTGGATTTTGGTGCCAGCGTGGGCATTGCCTTTTATCCCGACGATGCGCAGACCGGTGACGACCTGATGCGTTTCGCCGATATGGCAATGTACAGCGCCAAGGCCCGGGGGCGCGGCCATGCGGTATTTTTTGAGCCCGCCATGGGCAAGGAAATGGCCGAACGCGTGCAACTGGCCGAGCGCTTGCGCATGGCGCTCAGCTATGGTGGTTTGCAGCTGCATTACCAGCCCCAGGTCAAGGTCGAGAGCGCCACAGTGGTGGCTGTTGAGGCCTTGCTTCGCTGGCATGATCCCTTGCTGGGCAATGTCAGCCCGGCGCGCTTTATTCCGGTAGCCGAGGCCTCGGGCCAGATCGTGGCTCTGGGCAACTATGTCCTCGACGCAGCCTGCAAGCAGATCGCGCTGTGGCTCAGGGCTGGCACGCCGCTGCGGGTTGCGGTCAATCTTTCTGCCTATCAACTGCGGCAGGTGAATCTGGTCGAGCAGGTCAGCAGCTGTTTGCAGCGCTATCAGGTACCGCCGCAATGGCTGGAGCTGGAGGTGACCGAATCCCAGGCCATGATCAACCCTGCTCAGGGGAGCGAAGTGCTGCAGGGGCTGGCGCGGCTGGGAGTGACGATTGCACTGGATGATTTCGGCACCGGCCATTCGTCATTGGCCTATCTTCAATATCTGCCGCTGCGGCGCGTCAAGCTGGGGCGGGAGTTTCTGTTTCCCTCGCCTTGCCGGGACAGACTGATGGGCGGCATTGTGCATATGGCCCATGCGCTGGATCTGGAGGTCGTGGCCGAAGGTGTAGAAGAGCTCGATCAGCTGCAGCTGCTGCGCGACATCGGTTGCGAGTTTTTCCAGGGCTGGCTGCATTCGCGAGCCATGCCCGCCGAGCAGGTGCGGGACTGGCTGGCAGTGGCTTGA
- a CDS encoding SCO family protein — protein MDKRAVLRVLGALGAATLAGAATLTLTGCKDDKKPKFQGVDVTGADYAKDIPLTDVHGKKRSLKDFSGKVVAVFFGYTQCPDVCPTTLQELLEVKQALGADGDKLQAVFVSLDPERDTPEVLKAYLANFDESFVGLSGTADEIAAVAKDFKIFFKKVPGKVEGTYTLDHSAGTYLFDPQGRLRVYERYGAGPQLLTQDVKTLLG, from the coding sequence ATGGATAAACGAGCTGTGCTGCGCGTACTCGGTGCTTTAGGCGCCGCAACACTGGCCGGTGCGGCCACATTGACATTGACTGGCTGCAAGGACGATAAAAAGCCCAAATTTCAGGGCGTGGATGTGACGGGCGCAGACTATGCCAAGGACATTCCGCTCACCGATGTTCACGGGAAAAAGCGCAGCCTCAAGGATTTCTCGGGCAAGGTGGTGGCTGTGTTCTTCGGCTACACCCAGTGTCCCGATGTCTGCCCCACCACGCTGCAGGAACTGCTTGAAGTAAAGCAGGCCTTGGGAGCCGATGGCGACAAGCTGCAGGCCGTGTTTGTGTCGCTGGACCCCGAGCGTGATACGCCTGAAGTGCTCAAGGCCTATCTGGCCAATTTCGACGAGAGCTTTGTGGGGCTCAGCGGTACGGCAGACGAGATTGCTGCCGTGGCCAAGGATTTCAAGATTTTCTTCAAGAAGGTGCCAGGCAAGGTCGAAGGAACTTATACCCTCGATCATTCGGCCGGTACCTATCTTTTCGATCCCCAGGGCCGGTTGCGTGTGTACGAGCGCTACGGCGCGGGGCCGCAGTTGCTGACTCAGGACGTGAAGACACTGCTGGGCTGA
- the cyoE gene encoding heme o synthase gives MQAEISDLKGAVPDAMAASSRWAQYHALTKPKVVQLIVFCAFIGMVLAVPGVPGWQDWGRMLAACAGIWLVAAAAAAFNCLVERGIDARMKRTAWRPTARGELSHSQALLFSALLCAAGAAILLLAVNALTLWLTLATFIGYAVIYTLVLKPLTPQNIVIGGASGAMPPVLGWAAMTGQVGHEALLLFLIIFLWTPPHFWALALYRVEDYRRAGLPMLPVTHGNAFTRLQVFLYTLVLFAGCLLPFVVGMSGYLYLFAAVILGLGFCGYGWALLRNYSDALARKTFRFSLIHLSLLFAALLVDHYLA, from the coding sequence ATGCAGGCAGAAATCTCGGATTTGAAAGGTGCTGTTCCAGACGCCATGGCGGCTTCTTCGCGCTGGGCACAGTACCACGCGCTGACCAAGCCCAAGGTGGTGCAGCTCATCGTCTTTTGCGCCTTCATCGGCATGGTGCTGGCCGTGCCGGGCGTTCCCGGCTGGCAGGATTGGGGCCGCATGCTGGCGGCCTGCGCAGGCATCTGGCTGGTGGCTGCGGCAGCAGCGGCGTTCAACTGCCTGGTCGAGCGCGGCATCGATGCGCGCATGAAGCGCACGGCCTGGCGGCCTACGGCGCGCGGCGAGCTCTCGCATTCCCAGGCCTTGCTGTTTTCGGCCTTGCTGTGCGCAGCAGGTGCCGCCATCTTGCTGCTGGCCGTGAATGCTCTCACGCTATGGCTGACGCTGGCCACCTTCATTGGTTACGCAGTGATCTATACCCTGGTGCTCAAACCTTTGACGCCGCAGAACATCGTCATCGGCGGGGCATCGGGTGCCATGCCGCCCGTGCTGGGCTGGGCGGCGATGACCGGACAGGTAGGGCATGAAGCCCTGCTGCTTTTTCTCATCATCTTCCTCTGGACGCCGCCGCATTTCTGGGCGCTGGCGCTGTACCGTGTGGAGGATTACCGTCGCGCCGGTCTGCCCATGCTGCCGGTCACGCATGGCAATGCCTTCACGCGACTGCAGGTGTTTCTCTATACCCTGGTGCTGTTTGCCGGTTGTCTGCTGCCTTTTGTGGTGGGAATGAGCGGTTATCTCTACCTTTTTGCCGCAGTGATTCTGGGGTTGGGCTTTTGCGGTTATGGTTGGGCACTGCTGCGCAACTACTCGGATGCGCTGGCACGCAAGACCTTCCGCTTTTCCCTGATCCATCTGAGCCTGCTGTTTGCTGCGCTGCTGGTGGATCACTACCTAGCCTGA
- a CDS encoding SURF1 family protein yields MRISRFPDLWRFLLISLAALACVAVTASLGVWQLGRAAQKQAIFDAIERQQALQPWHNAELAAEVPLAAESIDVAQQAKLLHRTVQLQGQWLAEQTVFLDNRQMQGRAGFYVLTPFRLNAPHGHRVVVVQRGWAPRNFMDRAVLPEVQTPAGMVSIEGRLQAPPSRLMELEAAHGGADPDGQKSRIRQNADIAQWAQQSGLPLLGLSVVQSGSASEGLQRDWPQINAGVQKHYGYAFQWFGLSVLVVLLYVWFQLVRRYYPGRHAARPQ; encoded by the coding sequence GTGCGCATTTCCCGATTTCCAGACCTCTGGCGGTTTCTCCTGATCTCCCTGGCGGCCCTGGCCTGCGTGGCCGTCACTGCATCGCTGGGCGTCTGGCAGCTGGGCCGGGCAGCGCAGAAGCAGGCCATCTTTGATGCCATCGAGCGCCAGCAGGCGCTTCAGCCCTGGCATAACGCAGAGCTGGCCGCCGAGGTGCCGCTGGCAGCCGAATCCATTGACGTAGCGCAGCAGGCGAAGCTGCTGCATCGCACTGTGCAGCTGCAGGGCCAGTGGCTGGCCGAGCAGACCGTGTTTCTGGACAACCGGCAGATGCAGGGCCGGGCCGGCTTCTACGTGCTCACGCCATTCAGGCTGAATGCGCCTCACGGACACAGGGTCGTCGTCGTGCAGCGTGGCTGGGCACCGCGCAATTTCATGGACCGCGCCGTCCTGCCCGAGGTGCAGACACCTGCAGGCATGGTCAGCATCGAGGGCAGGCTGCAAGCGCCGCCATCCAGGCTGATGGAGCTGGAGGCTGCCCATGGCGGGGCAGACCCTGATGGGCAAAAGTCGCGCATCCGACAGAATGCAGACATTGCCCAGTGGGCGCAGCAAAGCGGCTTGCCGCTGCTGGGGCTGAGCGTGGTGCAAAGCGGCAGCGCCAGCGAAGGCTTGCAGCGCGACTGGCCGCAGATCAATGCCGGTGTGCAAAAGCACTACGGCTATGCATTTCAGTGGTTCGGACTCAGTGTCTTGGTGGTGTTGCTCTATGTCTGGTTTCAACTCGTCCGACGCTATTACCCCGGCCGCCACGCAGCGCGGCCACAGTGA
- a CDS encoding twin transmembrane helix small protein codes for MKFVIILAFLAILASLGSALFFMMRRGDGSESSEADDAERSRKMFRALALRVALSIALFLCVLLAAKMGWIQPTGWQPGQ; via the coding sequence ATGAAATTCGTGATCATTCTCGCTTTTCTCGCCATTTTGGCGAGCCTTGGCAGTGCGCTGTTCTTCATGATGCGCAGGGGCGACGGCAGCGAAAGCTCGGAGGCCGACGATGCCGAGCGCAGCCGCAAGATGTTCCGCGCCCTGGCCCTTCGCGTGGCTTTGTCGATTGCGCTGTTTCTCTGCGTTCTGCTGGCTGCCAAGATGGGATGGATACAGCCCACGGGCTGGCAGCCCGGGCAATAG
- a CDS encoding cytochrome c oxidase subunit 3, whose product MSATPQGATPYYYVPAESSHPVMAAIGLFFVILGAGTWINGHDWGMYSLFVGLVWWLAVLFVWFRDAARESEAGLNSRKIDLSYRWSMSWFIFSEVMFFGAFFTALWWARAHSVPALGSLANELLWPNFQAVWPSVAPGATASPANIVEPFKTVGPFWLPTINTALLLSSGVTLTIAHHALQVNNRARCISFMWMTVILGFVFLCVQGYEYHHLYNDYNLKLNSGVFGSTFYMLTGFHGFHVLVGMLMLFFITIRLMKGDFTDKHHFGFEGAAWYWHFVDVVWVFLYILVYWM is encoded by the coding sequence ATGAGTGCAACCCCGCAGGGCGCAACCCCTTACTACTATGTGCCAGCCGAATCCAGCCATCCCGTGATGGCGGCCATCGGTCTGTTCTTTGTGATTCTGGGCGCAGGCACCTGGATCAATGGTCATGACTGGGGAATGTATTCCCTGTTCGTCGGTCTGGTCTGGTGGCTGGCCGTGCTGTTTGTCTGGTTCCGCGATGCGGCGCGCGAAAGCGAGGCCGGTCTCAACAGCCGCAAGATCGACCTGTCCTACCGCTGGAGCATGAGCTGGTTCATCTTCTCGGAGGTGATGTTTTTCGGCGCCTTCTTCACCGCGCTGTGGTGGGCACGCGCGCACTCGGTGCCGGCGCTGGGCAGTCTGGCCAACGAGCTGCTGTGGCCCAACTTCCAGGCCGTGTGGCCCAGCGTTGCCCCCGGTGCCACGGCGTCGCCCGCGAATATCGTCGAGCCGTTCAAGACCGTGGGGCCGTTCTGGCTGCCCACCATCAACACGGCGCTGCTGCTGAGTTCGGGCGTGACGCTGACCATCGCCCACCATGCGCTGCAGGTCAACAACCGGGCGCGCTGCATCAGCTTCATGTGGATGACGGTGATTCTGGGCTTTGTCTTCCTGTGCGTGCAGGGCTACGAGTACCACCATCTCTACAACGACTACAACCTCAAGCTCAACTCGGGCGTATTCGGCTCCACCTTCTACATGCTGACGGGCTTTCACGGCTTCCACGTGCTGGTGGGCATGCTGATGCTGTTCTTCATCACCATCCGTCTGATGAAGGGAGACTTTACCGACAAGCACCATTTCGGCTTTGAAGGTGCGGCCTGGTACTGGCACTTTGTGGATGTGGTCTGGGTCTTTCTTTACATTCTCGTGTACTGGATGTAA
- a CDS encoding DUF2970 domain-containing protein, whose product MTQDVKKTGFWRSIVAVAWAMLGVRKGKEYEKDFASITPLHVIAVGLVAIFALVLALIWIVNLVV is encoded by the coding sequence ATGACACAGGATGTCAAGAAGACCGGATTCTGGCGAAGCATTGTGGCCGTCGCCTGGGCCATGCTGGGCGTGCGCAAGGGCAAGGAGTACGAAAAGGATTTCGCCAGCATCACGCCGCTGCATGTGATTGCCGTGGGGCTGGTGGCGATTTTTGCCTTGGTATTAGCGTTGATATGGATCGTCAACCTGGTCGTTTAG
- a CDS encoding cytochrome c oxidase assembly protein, with protein sequence MSIAKENAKMVGKLAIVALGMFAFGYVLIPIYKHICELTGINILSLSEKQVPGAGVAGRDVKLPPNSQIDTSRTITVEFDANARGPWDFKPALRSVQVHPGELATVMYEFQNVQNRRMAAQAIPSYAPRQATAYFNKLECFCFSQYTLEPGEKREWPVAFVIDPRISKDVKTITLSYTFFEVGGKTPAAPEGSTAAVVTPGGSS encoded by the coding sequence GTGAGCATAGCCAAGGAAAACGCGAAGATGGTGGGCAAGCTGGCGATCGTTGCCCTGGGCATGTTTGCGTTCGGCTATGTGCTCATTCCCATCTACAAGCATATCTGCGAGCTGACGGGCATCAACATCCTGTCGCTGTCCGAAAAGCAGGTGCCCGGTGCCGGCGTGGCGGGCCGCGACGTGAAGCTTCCGCCCAACAGCCAGATCGACACCAGCCGCACCATCACCGTGGAGTTCGATGCCAATGCACGCGGGCCCTGGGACTTCAAGCCGGCCCTGCGTTCGGTGCAGGTCCACCCCGGCGAGCTGGCCACGGTGATGTACGAATTCCAGAACGTGCAGAACCGGCGCATGGCTGCTCAGGCCATCCCCAGCTATGCGCCGCGCCAGGCCACGGCCTACTTCAACAAACTGGAGTGCTTCTGCTTTTCGCAGTACACGCTGGAGCCCGGCGAGAAGCGTGAGTGGCCGGTGGCCTTCGTCATCGATCCGCGCATCTCCAAGGATGTGAAGACCATCACGCTGTCCTATACATTCTTCGAGGTCGGTGGCAAGACCCCGGCAGCGCCCGAAGGCAGCACGGCTGCAGTCGTCACGCCAGGAGGCAGCTCATGA
- a CDS encoding cytochrome oxidase small assembly protein codes for MTTQEQRKANLRLGLILASTAAVFFIGFVVKMAWLH; via the coding sequence ATGACGACGCAGGAACAGCGCAAGGCGAACCTGAGGCTGGGACTGATCCTGGCCTCCACGGCTGCCGTGTTCTTTATCGGCTTTGTGGTGAAGATGGCCTGGCTGCATTGA